TCTGTTCTGGACACCGGCCTATTTAAGCTCTGTTTACGGTATGGATACTACAGAAAGTGCACTTCCGCTTTTTGTACTTTACATGATCACTCTTCTTTCCATTATTGGTGGATGGCTGCCATCTTATTTCGTTGATAAAAGAGGGATGAATCCATATGCCGGTCGTATGAGGGCAATGCTGATATTTGCCTTTTTTCCGCTCCTTGCCTTATTGGCACAGCCATTGGGACAGATTACTTACTGGATCCCGGTGATCATCATAGGTATCGCCGGTGCAGCTCACCAGGCATGGTCGGCAAATATTTTTTCGACTGTCGGCGATATGTTCCCTAAAAAAGCTATTGCAACCATTACTGGTATTGGCGGTATGGCTGGAGGCGTAGGTGCTTTCATTATCAATAAAAGTTCTGGCGTGCTGTTTGACTATGCCGGGCAAACTAATATGGTGTTTATGGGCTTTAAAGGCGAAGAGGCAGGATATTTTATCATTTTCTCTATTTGCGCGGTAGCTTATCTGATAGGCTGGACCGTTATGAATATATTAGTTCCTAAATATAAGCCTATCACAGATCTATAATAGGAACCAAAGAAAAAAGGATCCCTGGTTTTGGTTGCCAGGGGTCTTTTTTTATGTCTTTTCCTCAGCAGATGTTTTTATACTGTAAAATTTGCCTTGAGGGTATTAGAGAAGTGGTCATTCTTTTGGAGATGACAACAATTCGCCTAAGTTTGTAATATTACAGCTACCTTTCAGCGTTTGGCTGCTATTAAATAAGTGGGTTCTCTATCTGGAATCCTTAATTATCGAATTAACACACGATTATGAGTGAAAAGTTAAATCTAGAATCAATTTTTGTTCCGGAGGATCAGATTCCGCCGGAATTCCTGATCGGGGAGATACATCAAAGGGAGTATCTCTGCGATGGAGAAATGCGTCCCTGGGATGGAGCAGTGAGCGAAGTTTATTCGCCTGTTTGTGTTCCCACTTCCGAGGGGCTGAAGCGAAAGCTGATTGGTACATACCCTGTATGTACCGAGAAGGAAGCGACACATGCGCTTGACGCCGCTATAGCCGCCTACGATAACGGTCGTGGTGAGTGGCCAACCATGAGTATTGACGGACGTATCAAGTGTATGGAACGCTTCATCTTTAAGATGAGCGAGCAGCGCGATCTGATCGTGAAGCTTATTATGTGGGAGATCGGAAAATCGTATGCTGATTCAACGAAGGAGTTTGACCGTACTGTCGAATATATTAATGCGACTATTGATGCCCTTAAAGATATTGACCGGCAGTCGTCGAGGTTTGAAATAGAGGAAGGCGTAGTCGCTCAGATCCGACGCTCGCCAATTGGTGTGGTGCTCTGTATGGGCCCCTTTAACTATCCTCTCAACGAGACTTTTACCACGCTTATTCCCGCAATATTGATGGGAAATACGCTTTTGTTTAAACCACCCAAACACGGTACGTTACTTCACTACCCATTGCTGAAAGCTTTCCAGGAATCGTTCCCTAAAGGGGTTGTTAATACGATTTATGGACGTGGTGCGGTAGTAACACCCGGACTGATGGCAACGGGCAAGATAAATGTCCTGGCTTTTATTGGGTCAAGTAAGGTGGCAAATGACTTGAAAAAGAGACATCCGAAGATTAACAGGCTTCGTGCCGTATTAAGTCTGGATGCTAAAAACGCAGCTATTGTTACCAAAAATGCCGACCTTAAGCTATCTGTGAGCGAATGTATCCTGGGCGCGTTATCTTTCAATGGACAGCGTTGTACAGCGATCAAAATGATCTTTGTTCATAAGGATGTTGCCGATGAGTTCCTGAAGCTGTTGGGAGAGGAGATAGCCAAACTAAAATGCGGCCTGCCATGGGATAAAGATGTTAAACTTACTCCGGTGACAGAACCTGGGAAACCGGCATACCTGCAGGAATGTATCGACGATGCAATTGCAAACGGTGCAAGTGTTGTAAATGAGCATGGAGGTGAAACCCACGAATCGTTCTTCTATCCGGCAGTTGTGTATCCGGTGAACGAAAAGATGAAGCTGTACAGGGAAGAGCAGTTTGGTCCGGTAATTCCGGTAGTTCCGTTCGAATCTATTGAAGAGCCGATCCAATACCAGATCGATTCGCCACATGGAATGCAGGTAAGTATTTTCAGTAATGACGCCGAGGAGGTGTCTGCACTGATAGATCCTTTTGT
The window above is part of the Arcticibacter tournemirensis genome. Proteins encoded here:
- a CDS encoding NADP-dependent glyceraldehyde-3-phosphate dehydrogenase, coding for MSEKLNLESIFVPEDQIPPEFLIGEIHQREYLCDGEMRPWDGAVSEVYSPVCVPTSEGLKRKLIGTYPVCTEKEATHALDAAIAAYDNGRGEWPTMSIDGRIKCMERFIFKMSEQRDLIVKLIMWEIGKSYADSTKEFDRTVEYINATIDALKDIDRQSSRFEIEEGVVAQIRRSPIGVVLCMGPFNYPLNETFTTLIPAILMGNTLLFKPPKHGTLLHYPLLKAFQESFPKGVVNTIYGRGAVVTPGLMATGKINVLAFIGSSKVANDLKKRHPKINRLRAVLSLDAKNAAIVTKNADLKLSVSECILGALSFNGQRCTAIKMIFVHKDVADEFLKLLGEEIAKLKCGLPWDKDVKLTPVTEPGKPAYLQECIDDAIANGASVVNEHGGETHESFFYPAVVYPVNEKMKLYREEQFGPVIPVVPFESIEEPIQYQIDSPHGMQVSIFSNDAEEVSALIDPFVNLVSRVNINAQCQRGPDVFPFTGRKDSAEGTLSVHDALRSFSIRSLVATKLNENNKKLFNEIVSGHTSNFLSTKYIF